The genomic region TTATTCGAGCTTTGGAAGTCTATGAAAGAACAGGGTTAACAATGTCTGAGTTGCAGCAAAAGCAGGCGGATGAATCACCCTATAATCCGATTCTAATAGGGCTCTCTATGGACCGTGAAGAATTATACAGAAGAATTAACCATAGGGTGGATTTAATGATGGAGGAAGGACTCCTGTCTGAAGCCAAAAGACTTTATGAACGGGGGTTGAAGAAGGCTCAATCGATGCAGGGGATTGGGTATAAAGAATTTATTCCTTATTTTGAGGGGAAGTGGTCGCTGGAAGAGTCCATTGAGCGGTTAAAACGCAATTCCCGCAGGTATGCAAAACGTCAATATACATACTTTCGCAATAAAATGGATGTCCATTGGTATTCCATTTCAGAGCTCACTCTTCAGGAAACTTTTTCATTAATTTTTCGAGATTTAGAAGGATTGCTTCAAAATATCACGAAATAATCAAATATAGATAATTAGAGGAGGAAAGTTTCATGGCACAAACTGTAAATATTCAGGATCAATTTCTAAACCAGATTCGGAAAGAGCATGTCCCAGTGACACTATTTCTGACCAATGGTTTTCAATTAAAAGGTGTTGTAAAGTCGTTTGATAATTTTACCGTGCTTTTGGAAACAGATGGCAAACAGCAATTAATTTTCAAGCATGCGATTTCAACCTTTGCACCGTCCAAACAGGTCAATTTAGAAAAAGAATAAGGTCAGTATAACGGATGCAATTCAGGCATCCGTTTTATTGTGCACGCGCTTCTGCCGTTGTTAATGTAGAAATCATAAGAGGCCCCGGTCGCCTCCGCTTTTCTATTGTCCAGCTGCGGCTCCTAAGTCAAGGCGGATATAAGCCAAAGCCATTACGTGGCGAAACCCATGCCACTCCATGTCTTCGTCTTATCCCGCATGACCTGAACAGTCGCCTCCGCTTTTCTTAATAGGCGGGTGTCACAAAAATGCTTTGTTTACGTATAGTAATCGTAGATAAGGGGTGAAGTGATGTGAATATAGAGGCGAAGCGTAAAGGACAGATCAATGTTGTTTTACATGATCAGGAGCAAACCCATTCAATAAAATCCTATGAATTTAATCATAAACGTGACCAGCGTTTTCGTTTTATTGATCAGGCCTTTTCATCATATATCGGCATGGAAACGTTAAAGCAGACATTAAAGGAGATTTATGCCAAAGTTCTGATTAACCGTAAAAGAGAGGAAGCAGGTTTAAAGGGTGAAAATCAGATGCTGCACATGATGTTTAAGGGAAACCCCGGTACTGGAAAAACTTCGGTAGCCAGGGAGATTGCCCGCTTATTCCATCAAATGAATCTGCTTTCCAAGGGTCATTTGATAGAAGCGGAGCGTGCAGATCTCGTTGGTGAATACATCGGACATACAGCCCAGAAAACCAGAGATTTAATAAAAAAAGCCATGGGTGGTGTATTATTTATTGATGAAGCCTATTCGCTGGGGCGAGGAGGAGAAAAGGATTTCGGCAAAGAAGCGATTGATACCCTGGTGAAACACATGGAAGATTATCATGAAGATTTTGTCCTGATCCTGGCAGGTTATCCGGATGAAATGGATCACTTTTTGTATTTAAATCCCGGACTAAAATCCAGATTTCCGATTATTGTCGATTTTAAAGACTATACAATTGATGAATTAATAGAAATTGCACAAATTATAACTGAGCAGAAACAATATGAACTGACACAATCCGCCTATAGAAAGCTTCGAACTCATTTAAGAGAATTACAGGAGCAAAAATGGGGAAATTTTTCGAATGGAAGATATATCCGGAACAAGGTTGAAGAAGCTATCCGAAGGCAGGCACTGCGTCTTGTGGCAACAAATCAGTTCGGTGCTAAGGATTTAGTTTCCTTAAAACCGGAAGACTTTAATATTCGCGTGGAGACATATTCAAAGCAAAAGGAGTTCTGATGATGGAAAATAAAGAACAGGTATTACTCATCGCCTGTCAGATTAAAGGCACGAATGAACAAAAATTCCATACGTCATTGGAAGAACTAAAACAATTAACTGAAACTGCAAATGGAGAAGTTGCAGATGTCGTCGTGCAAAAGAGAGATAAAATTCACGCGGCTTTATATATCGGTGAAGGAAAATTAGAGGAGATTCAGTACACCCTGGAAATGAATCCAGTTGACCTCGTCATTCTTAATGACGAGGTTTCGCCTGGACAGTTAAAAAATTTGAGCAATCGTTTGGATGCCAGGGTCATTGATCGCACTCAGCTCATTCTTGATATTTTTGCGGGACGAGCAAGGACAAGAGAGGGTAAATTGCAGGTCGAGCTGGCGCAAATGCAGTATTTACTTCCCAGGTTAGCTGGCCAAGGGACAGAATTATCCCGTCTTGGAGCAGGTATTGGTACAAGAGGACCCGGGGAAACCAAGCTGGAAACCGACCGGCGCCATATCAGGCGAAGAATTACTGAAATTAAAGAGCAATTACGAGCTGTTGTGAATCAGCGCAGTCAATATCGTAAACGCAGAAAAGAAAATCAGGCTTTTCAAATCGCGATTGTCGGATACACCAATGCAGGTAAGTCTACCTTATTTAACCGATTAACGAAAAGTGAATCGCTGGAGGAAAACCAGTTGTTTGCGACACTAGATCCACTGACAAGAAGAATCAGATTGGAAAATGGATTTGAAGCTATTATTACAGATACGGTTGGCTTTATACAGGACTTACCTACAACTTTGGTGGCTGCCTTCCGCTCTACGTTAGAGGAAGTGACAGAGGCGGACTTCATTTTACATGTCGTTGATGGTTCAAATGAGGATTTTCCGCAGCATGAGCAAACAGTCTATAACTTATTGGATGAACTGGGTGCTGGTGGCCTGCCCATGTTAACCATTTATAACAAACGGGATCAATTCAAGGCTGGTTTTATCCCGAACTCTTATCCTTACATTACCATTAGCGCTTTTGATGATGGGGACTTAAACAGACTACTGAAAAAAATGGAAGAGGTTGTAAAATCCGAATGGAAATATTACGAATTGCAGGTACCTGTTCAGGATGGCCGCCTCCTGCATCGTATCAAGAACCATACGATTGTGGAAACCGAGGATTTTGAACCAGCCACAGAGGACTATATGCTGACAGGGTATGTTGACCCCAATCACCCTATTTATGAACATTATATCAATAAGGAGCAGTAACTATGGAAACAGAAGCAATTAATAAATTGGCGAACAAAATCGAAACAGACTTATTTCCTTACCATAAGAAAATACGATCCATTGTAGAAGCGAATCAGAAAAAAGTTTTAGAGGCTTTTCAGAAACATCAGGTAAGTGACAGTCACTTTAGCCCAACAACCGGATATGGCTATGACGATAGAGGAAGAGAGGTGTTAGAGGAAATTTATGCGGAAGTATTCGGCACAGAGGATGCATTAGTCAGACCTCAGATTATCTCCGGCACTCACGCCATTACATTAAGTTTATTTGGTATATTAAGACCGGGGGATGAACTTCTTTATATCACTGGTAAACCTTACGATACTTTAGGGGAAATTGTCGGTACCAGAGGTGAGGGTTCAGGTTCATTAAGGGAATTTAATATTAATTATAAGCATGTTGATTTAACAGAAGATGGTTCTGTTCATTTTGCTCAGGTAAAGAATGCCATCAACGAAAATACCAGAATGATCGGGATTCAGCGGTCAAAGGGATACGATAGCCGTCCATCCTTCACGGTGCATCAAATAAGAGAAATGATCAGCTTTGTTAAGTCTGTTGCCCCATCTTGTATTGTTTTCGTTGATAATTGTTATGGAGAGTTTGTGGAAATGGAGGAGCCCACTGATGTTGGAGCAGATTTGATGGCAGGTTCTTTAATTAAAAATCCTGGTGGCGGACTGGCCAAAACAGGCGGCTATATTGTTGGCAGGAAAAGTCTGATTGAAAAATGTGCCAGTCGTTTGACAGCACCTGGGATTGGTAAAGAAGCAGGCGCTTCCCTGTACAGCCTTCAGGAGATGTTTCAGGGGCTGTTTATGGCTCCTCATGTTGTAGGTGAATCGTTAAAAGGAGCATTATTTACCTCCCGCATATTGGAGGAATTCGGATTTGAAACGATACCTTCTTATAAGGAAGAGCGGACAGATCTCATACAATCTGTGAATTTTCCTGACGCAGATATGATGATAACTTTCTGCCAGGCCATACAAAAGGCTTCACCAATAAACTCACACGTTATTCCTTACCCGAGCCCTATGCCAGGGTATGAACATCATGTTATTATGGCTGCAGGTACATTTATCCAGGGTGCAAGCATAGAATTATCAGCTGATGGCCCCATAAGACCTCCTTATACAGCGTATGTTCAAGGTGGACTCACTTACGAACATATTAAAATTGCCATTGTATCTGCTATAGAGATCATGGTGGAAAAGGGCTATAGTTTTACAGTCAAATAATCAGATTTCCAGAACACAATAATTACATACACCTTTTGTAAAGTTTCCTTACATCACTTGACAGATGTATGAACAAAAAGTATAATCAATATTAATTAAAGATTGGAGGTGCGTTTATGAGTGATCTCAACCGACGCTCAACGCCTCTTTTCCCAATGAGCATTATAACCTCTCTTACAGATTTAACTGCCCGTCAGATCCGTTATTATGAGGAACACGGACTGGTGCATCCGGCTCGCTCCAAAGGCAATCGGCGTTTATTTTCTTTTAACGATGTTGACCGGTTATTAGAAATAAAAGACTTGATTGATAAAGGGATCAACTTAGCGGGTATTAAAGAGATGTTATCTGACAAAAACACAAAAAATCAGCCTGAGGAAACAGTAAAAGAAGAAAAAACAGAAGTGAAGCAGTCTTTAACGGATAAAGAGTTAAGGAACTTATTGCGTAAAGAGCTGTTAGATGCAGGCAGGTTAAACAAAAATTCGTTAAGACAGGGAGAATTATCACGATTCTTCCATTAAAAAATATAGGAGGCTACTTATGGGGAAAAAATTAACGAAAGAAGAAATCCTGAAAAGAATTGAAGAAGAGGATGTAAAATTTATTCGTCTGCAATTTACAGACATGCTGGGAACCATCAAAAACGTGGAAATCCCTTTAAGCCAATTGGAAAAAGCCCTGGATAACAAAATTACTTTTGATGGATCATCTATTGAAGGGTTTGTACGCATCGAAGAATCTGATATGTTTCTTTATCCTGATTTGGATACGTTCGTTGTCTTCCCTTGGACGTCTGAAAAAGGTAGAGTAGCACGTTTTATTTGTGACATCTATAATCCGGATGGGACGCCATTTGAAGGTTGCCCACGTTACAACTTAAAGAAGAACCTCGAGAAAATGGAGGAACACGGTTTTTCAGCCTTTAATATTGGAACTGAACCGGAATTTTTCCTGTTTAAGTTAGACGAAAATGCAGAACCAACAATGGAATTGAATGATAAAGGCGGATACTTCGACTTAGCACCAACGGATTTAGGGGAAAATTGTCGTCGTGATATCGTATTAGAGCTTGAAGAAATGGGATTTGAAATCGAAGCTTCCCACCATGAAGTTGCCCCGGGGCAGCATGAAATTGATTTTAAATATTCGGATGCCGTTAAGCACTGCGATGATATTCAAACCTTTAAGTTAGTTGTAAAAACAATTGCAAGAAAGCATGGTTTACACGCGACCTTTATGCCTAAGCCGTTATTTGGCATGAATGGTTCAGGCATGCACTGCAATATGTCCTTATTTAAAGATGGTGAAAACAGCTTTTTTGATGAAAAGGGCGATATGCAGTTAAGCAAAACCGCTTATCAGTTTATTGCTGGTGTCATCAAGCATGCTACAAACTTTACAGCAGTTACCAATCCAATCGTAAACTCTTATAAACGTCTTGTTCCAGGTTTTGAAGCTCCAAGCTATGTAGCCTGGTCCGGTCAGAACCGTAGTCCTTTAGTCCGTGTACCATCTTCACGCGGTTTAAGCACACGGATTGAAGTAAGGAGTGTTGACCCAGCTGCAAACCCTTATATGGCCATGAGTGTATTACTAGCTTCCGGACTTGACGGTATTAAGAACAATTTAACCGCACCAGCACCTATAGACCGGAATATTTACGTTATGGAAAGAGAAGAACGGGAGGAACAGGGAATTGAGGATCTCCCGGCTACTCTCTATGACGCACTTCAGGAGCTAAAGAGTGATGAAGTACTTGTAGAGACTCTGGGTGAGCATTTATTCGAGCACTTTGTAGAAGCTAAGGAAATTGAATGGAATATGTTCCGTACTCAGGTCCATCCGTGGGAGCGGGAACAATACCTGCAGACTTATTAATGATTCAAAAACCCCTGATAAAAATTTATCAGGGGTTTCTAACGGACATATATAATCCTCATTCACTCTTTAGAGAGTCTATAGAATTTCTGATCGTAACATGATGAATAAGTGTCAGAACAATTAGAAGAATATTTAATATGCTATTAAGTTTTACAAGCCAACTCATTCCATCACCACTTTTTTAGTTATTATGTGGCTTTGTGCAGCATTTATTCTTTAATCCTGAAAAAAGACTCTTACAATTAAGTAAGAGTCTTTTTCTAAACTATAAATCTAGTTTTGTAAGTTAGTGTATTTCCCTGAATAAACCAATCACTTTACCCAGAATCGTCACATCACTAACGATGATCGGATCCATTGTTGCGTTTTCAGGCTGGAGTCGGATATAATCCTTTTCCTTAAAGAAACGCTTCACCGTTGCCTCTTCATCCTCCGTCATAGCGACTACGATTTCTCCGTTTTGAGCGGTTTGCTGCTTGCGAATAATGACCCGGTCGCCATCAAGAATACCAGCTTCAATCATACTTTCTCCAGCAACATTCAAAACAAATAGATCGTCTTCTGAAATGGCCAGATGTTCTGGAACAGGTACATATTCCTCAATATTTTCGATTGCAGTAATAGGTTCACCGGCTGTTACCTTACCAATGACCGGTGCGTAAAAGGCTTCAGTTTTTGGAGCATTATTCATTTCCTCTTCCAGTTCCAGTACTTCAATGGCTCTTGGTTTTGTCGGGTCTCTGCGTATAAAGCCCTTTTCTTCCAGTCTGGATAAATGTCCATGGACAGTAGAGCTGGAAGCAAGCCCTACTGCCTGTGCAATTTCCCTTACAGAAGGTGGATAGCCTTTAGCCGTTACCTGCTCTTTAATGTATTCCATGATCGCCTCTTGCCTTTTGGATAGCTTGGTCATATTTTTCTCACCTCGTACATATATATCAATTGTCTGTATTATAGCATGTTTTTCCACTTTTCACAAACATTCGTTCGGTAAAAATAGTTGACAAGAACAGGTGTTCTGTTATAATAAAAATAGACAAAAGCGAACAAAGGTTCTATTTTGCTGGGAGGCGATTTTTAATGTTTAATAAATTATCAAAAATCGACATTGCTTTTTATTCACTTTTCGGACTGACTTTAGTAATCTTGTATTATGCATTATCTATTAGTTAAGTGCTTTTTACATAGTTAAGAGGTGGAATCATTGAGGGCGGTTATATACTGTCGTGTCAGCACAGAAAAAGAAGAACAGACAACATCTATTAAAAGACAGAAGGAAGAACTCATTCAGCTGGCAAATCAAAGCCATTATGAGATAGCAGATATCATTGAAGAAAAACAGAGTGGATATGAAATCGAACGTGAAGGTATCTTCAGGATGCTGGAGCTTTTCTCATCAAATGAAGCGGACGTGCTCTTTATTCAGGACGAGACAAGGCTTGGCAGGGGTAATACAAAAATAGCTCTACTGCACCAGCTACAGAAGCTGGGCATCCCAATCTATACAATTTCCCACCAGGGAGAGATTCAACTCTCTGAATCGGACTCCATGGTTCTGCAAATTGTATCGATTGTAGAAGAGTATCAGAGAAAGCTCCATAATATAAAGATTAAAAGAGGAATGAAAAAGGCGGTATCAAATGGGTACAGGCCTGAAAATAATCTATCAAATATTCATGAGTCACCCGGAAGAGAACGTAAAACATTTCCTATTGATGAAGTGGTGAAACTTAGAAATAACGGCTTAACTTTTGCTGAAATTGCTTCTACACTACGAGGTATGGGGTATGACGTATCAAAAGCAACCGTTCATCGCAGATTCCAGGAGTATACGCTTGAAAATCAAAATAAATCCATGTAAGATTAACGAAAGAGCAAGCAAGAGTCTGTAATAGTGGCGCTTGCTTTTGTTTTTGTCCTGGCTTAGAAGGCAAAAACGTGACAACCAGTGTATATTTCCTGTAAGCAGGGTTAGCAGAATTTGCGGAGCTGCCTGGATTATAAATATAAGGAGCGTTCATATGTTATCACAGGATAAAATTGATCGTATTAATTATTTAGCCAATAAATCGAAAAATGAAGGATTAACTGAAGAAGAGAAAAAAGAGCAGAATGATTTGCGTCAGGCTTATTTAAAAAACTTGCGTAAGTCCTTTAAGAGTCAGCTTACTTCCATGAAGGTTGTTGATCCAGAGGGAAATGATGTGACCCCTCAAAAGGTTAAGGATGAAAAAGAACGAAAGAAAAAGCATTAAAATACTATTTTGAAAAGCCTTATTCAGTCCGATGAATAGGGCTTTTAATTTGTTCCTGGACAAACGGGCGCTTCCGCCATTGTTTATGTATAAAAGTCCCGGTTTAATTGATAATAAAAAGAGATTTATTGAACATTTCCTTACGTATAACGATTTTTGCTTGTATCCTTTGATGTTTCATTATACGATAAATAATGTGGATTACATAATTGCAAGGATGAAAGGAGATTGCGACATGTCAGCAGACATTGAACAAAAATCAATAAATACGATACGAACATTAACCATTGATGCCGTACAAAAGGCTAATTCAGGACATCCTGGAATGCCAATGGGAACGGCTCCGATGGCCTACACACTTTGGACAGAGTTTATGAATCAGAACCCTGAAAATGCCAGCTGGTTTAACAGGGATCGTTTTGTCCTTTCCGCAGGTCATGGTTCTATGCTTTTATATTCATTATTACATTTGTCAGGCTATGACGTGACCATGGATGATATAAAGAACTTCCGTCAATGGGGGTCAAGAACTCCAGGACATCCTGAATTCGGACATACAAATGGAGTAGAGGCTACAACGGGTCCATTAGGACAAGGGCTTTCTATGGCAGTTGGAATGGCTATGGCCGAACAGTACTTAGCCGGAAAATATAATCGCGAAAAATATAATGTCATAGATCATTATACCTATACCATCTGTGGTGATGGGGATTTAATGGAAGGGATTTCGCATGAAGCAGCATCCTTAGCCGGTCACTTAAAGCTTGGTAAGCTTGTCATGCTATATGATTCCAATGATATTTCCTTAGACGGTGATTTGGATCGTTCATTCTCGGAAAATGTACAACAGCGTTTCGAAGCTTATGGATGGCAGGTTATTCGTGTAGAAGACGGCAATGATCTGGAGGCTGTTCGCAAGGCAATTAAGGAAGCGAAAGCTAATACAGATCAGCCTACGCTCATTGAAGTGAAAACGGTTATCGGCTTTGGTGCGCCAAATAAATCAGGCAAATCAGACGCTCATGGTGCCCCGTTAGGCGAGACGGAAATCACGATGACCAAAGAATACTATCAGTGGGAGCATGAACCGTTCCATGTACCGCATGAAGTTTATGAGGATTTCAAGCACAAAGTTAAGGAAGCCGGCGCACAAAAAGAAAGTGAATGGAACGAATTATTTTCCAAGTATAAGGAGCAGCATCCAGAGCTGGCCAAGGAATTAGAAACGGCGATCAACGGTGAGCTTCCGGAAGGCTGGTATAATGACCTTCCTGATTATGAAGTGGGAGAAGACTCCCCGGCAACACGTGCAGCCTCAGGTTCAGCACTAAATGCTATTGCCAAACGGGTTCCAAACTTTATTGGCGGCAGTGCAGATCTGGCCGGATCTAACAAGACCACCATAAAAGATGAAGCTGATTTTACATCTAAAGACTACAGTGGTCGTAATATCTGGTTTGGTGTTCGAGAATTTGGAATGGCCGCGGCTATAAATGGAATGACATTGCATGGCGGGCTAAAAGTATTTGGCGGTACATTCTTTGTATTTAGTGATTACTTGCGTCCGGCTATACGTTTATCCTCACTCATGAATCTGCCAGTAACCTATGTGCTTACACACGATTCAATAGCTGTAGGGGAGGATGGACCTACGCACGAGCCAGTAGAACAGCTTCCATCCTTACGTGCCATGCCGAACCTTTCCTTAATTAGACCTGCAGATGGTTATGAAACGAATGCAGCATGGAGATTGGCCCTTGAGGCTGAGGATCATCCTACTGCACTTGTATTAACCAGACAGGGATTACCTACATTAGAAGGAACGAAGGAAAAGGCATATGAAGGTGTCAAGAAAGGGGCTTATGTAGTATCCCCGGCAGAAAAAGAAACGGCAGATGTCTTATTACTTGCTTCTGGATCTGAAGTACAATTAGCTGTTAGAGCTCAACAGGAACTCAAATCAAAAGATATTGATGCATCTGTTGTGAGCATGCCTTCCTGGGATCGCTTTGAGAAGCAATCTGACCAATATAAAGAGGAAGTCCTTCCTGGAAATGTGAAAAAGCGTTTGGGAATAGAAATGGCTGCCCCATTTGGCTGGGAGCGTTATGTGGGAGATGAAGGAAGAGTGCTTGGCATAGATAAATATGGAGCATCCGCCCCTGGCGATAAAGTTGTTGCTGAATATGGTTTTACAGTAGAAAATGTTGTTAAGCAAGTAGAGGATTTACTTAAATAATGCTCTCTATTCGCGGCGCCAATAGCATTTTTGGCGTCGCTTTCTGTTGAAAATACTGTAAAAAAACCAAAGACTATTCGACTGAAATTGGCAGATTTTTGCTTAGGATTTCTGATAGAATGGACTCTAATAAGGAGGACTGGCTATGCAGAAATTCTCGCTTTTTTTAATAAAGGAAAATGTAGCAGATGCGTATTATCATAAGAGTGATATTCTGTTTCACTTTTTACAAAGGTATCCTTCACTAAAAAATGATGAGGTTTACAGAAAACAGTTTCTTTATATTACTCAGGAGATTTCTACAGATCACCTGATTCAATTTATTCAAAAGCAATATCCGACTCAAAGTGTAAGGACAAGTGCTCATCAGCTTTACATAACCTACCAGTCGGCTCACATTAAGATAACCGTAAATCCAACAGAGTGTACGGTGGAAGGATCATCCCTGCATGAGGTTGAACAGTTCGTTTTTGAATATTTAAGATCCTTTTATTCCACTTTTTTTGTTGTAAATATAGCGGACCAGCAATTTGGCTGGCTGTCACCACAACGAAAAAGACTGATGATTTAACACGCGACTATTGTCATATGATGCCGTTTTTACTATACTGTATGAGAAACAACACGAAGGAGGAAACTTTTTTATGAGTACGTTATGGGTTGTACTTATTGCTATTCTTGCTTTAATAGCCGGTGTTGCCCTCGGTTTCTTTATCGCAAGAAAGTATATGATGAATTATCTGAAGAAAAATCCACCAATTAATGAACAAATGCTTCGTACCATGATGATGCAAATGGGGCAAAAACCATCACAGAAGAAAATCAATCAAATGATGAAATCCATGAACAATCAGATGGACAAATAGAGATAAATCCTTCTTCGACTGGAAGAAGGATTTATTTTTAATGGATGTTCACGAAATTGTCATGATTGATATAGTGTAAAAAGAGGGAAGCGGTGGTTTCTCTGTTAAAATTGACTTGGGTATCTGGTAAGGTAAAGGAGAGATTACATAATGGGAGAAGAAGTTAACCTTTTATTAGCATTTGGAGCAGGATTTTTATCTTTTATATCTCCATGTGTATTACCGCTTTACCCTGTTGTTCTATCTTATGTGACAGGAATGAGTGTAAGTGAATTAAAATCAGAGAATGCAGTCATGAGTCGTCGCAGCTTATTTCACATGATTGCCTTTTTAATTGGTTTCTCCATCATATTTCTAATATTAGGCTTCAGTACTACAGCCTTTGGAGAGTTCTTTAAGGAATACCGGGAATTTATTCGACAGATCGGGGCCATACTAATGGTGTTTTTCGGTTTAGTAATGGCAGGGCTGTTTAACTTTGAATTTTTAATGAAGGAAAGACGAATATCCTTTAAAAACCGGCCAACCGGCTATATTGGTTCAGCTTTTATCGGACTGGCATTTTCGATGAGCTGGACACCGTGTACAGGTCCGATTTTAGGTGCTGTACTGGGGCTTGTAGGAACACAGCCGGAAACAGGTATCTTTTTAATGATCGCATATACTTTAGGCTTTTCCATTCCATTTTTAGCTTTATCCTTCTTTGTGGGTAAACTGGACTGGATGAAACGAAACAGTGAAAAAATTGTTAAAATTGGCGGTTACGTCATGATTATTCTGGGGATTGTGCTCTTCTTTGACTGGATGCGTTTTATCACAGCTTATCTTGCTGGTCTCTTTGATTTCCAAGGCTTTTAAATATAACAAAAGAGAAAAAGTTGTTAAAATGATTAATTTTATATTAAGATAGAAAACATAAGGGAAAAGTAGGAGGATTTTATGAGACATAACGATTTAATCTTTAGAACAATGACAGCACTAATCGCTTTTATACTCCTGGGTTTTTCCATTTATTTATTTTTGGCTGGTCACCAGTCACCTGGTGGTGGGTTTATAGGAGGACTCATGACCTCCGCAGCTATTGTTTTGATGTATATGGCGTATGGATTGAAACCGATAGAAAAAATCCTGCCTGTCAATTTTAAACTTTTAATACCCACAGGCTTGCTGATTGCCACGTTAACCGGAATTGGATCTTTTATATTTGGGGAGCCATTTTTAAGTCAGACATATGGGCATTTCCACTTACCAATTTTCGGGGACTCAGAGCTTGCAACAGCTATGTTGTTTGATTTAGGTGTGTACTTAACCGTTGTAGGTGTAACGCTGACAATCATGCTTACAATTGCAAGTGATGAATAAAATAGATAAAGTTCATTTTAAATTGGGGAGAGATCGGAATGGGGAAAGTCCTTGTAGTAGATGATGCACAATTTATGAGATTAACGTTATCGAATATCTTGACAAAAGGTGGCCATGAAGTGATTGGGGAAGCTTCGGACGGTCAGGAAGCAATTGAGCTGTATAAACAATTACAACCGGAACTCGTGACGATGGATATAACGATGCCTAATCTGGATGGCATGGATGCAGCTGAAGCAATTATAGAAAATGATCCTGAGGCAAAGGTTATTATGTGTTCAGCTGTTGGACAGCAGAAAGTAGTAGTACAGGCCATTCAGCTGGGAGCCAAAGATTTTATTGTCAAACCCTTTGATGAGTCGAGGGTATTGGATACAATAAACCGTGTATTACATAATTAGATGACCTTTGAATTCGAGAACGTACCGAAAGAGTGAATACCATGTTCTGGATTATTACAAGTACTGCTGTAGCATTCGTTATGGCAACAACTATGATTTTTGTGCGAATGAAAGCGGCCAAAAAACCGGCATCCATAAAAAAGATTATACTTCCTCCTCTCTTTATGAGTACGGGAGCTTTTATGTTTATTTTTCCAGTATTTCATATCAGCTGGCTTCAGGTCCTGGAGGCAGTGCTGGTGGGGGCTGTTTTTTCAGTGTTCTTAATCATTACCTCAAATTTTGAAGTGAAAGATCAT from Virgibacillus sp. MSP4-1 harbors:
- a CDS encoding recombinase family protein, which encodes MRAVIYCRVSTEKEEQTTSIKRQKEELIQLANQSHYEIADIIEEKQSGYEIEREGIFRMLELFSSNEADVLFIQDETRLGRGNTKIALLHQLQKLGIPIYTISHQGEIQLSESDSMVLQIVSIVEEYQRKLHNIKIKRGMKKAVSNGYRPENNLSNIHESPGRERKTFPIDEVVKLRNNGLTFAEIASTLRGMGYDVSKATVHRRFQEYTLENQNKSM
- a CDS encoding YneF family protein encodes the protein MSTLWVVLIAILALIAGVALGFFIARKYMMNYLKKNPPINEQMLRTMMMQMGQKPSQKKINQMMKSMNNQMDK
- the tkt gene encoding transketolase; the protein is MSADIEQKSINTIRTLTIDAVQKANSGHPGMPMGTAPMAYTLWTEFMNQNPENASWFNRDRFVLSAGHGSMLLYSLLHLSGYDVTMDDIKNFRQWGSRTPGHPEFGHTNGVEATTGPLGQGLSMAVGMAMAEQYLAGKYNREKYNVIDHYTYTICGDGDLMEGISHEAASLAGHLKLGKLVMLYDSNDISLDGDLDRSFSENVQQRFEAYGWQVIRVEDGNDLEAVRKAIKEAKANTDQPTLIEVKTVIGFGAPNKSGKSDAHGAPLGETEITMTKEYYQWEHEPFHVPHEVYEDFKHKVKEAGAQKESEWNELFSKYKEQHPELAKELETAINGELPEGWYNDLPDYEVGEDSPATRAASGSALNAIAKRVPNFIGGSADLAGSNKTTIKDEADFTSKDYSGRNIWFGVREFGMAAAINGMTLHGGLKVFGGTFFVFSDYLRPAIRLSSLMNLPVTYVLTHDSIAVGEDGPTHEPVEQLPSLRAMPNLSLIRPADGYETNAAWRLALEAEDHPTALVLTRQGLPTLEGTKEKAYEGVKKGAYVVSPAEKETADVLLLASGSEVQLAVRAQQELKSKDIDASVVSMPSWDRFEKQSDQYKEEVLPGNVKKRLGIEMAAPFGWERYVGDEGRVLGIDKYGASAPGDKVVAEYGFTVENVVKQVEDLLK
- a CDS encoding cytochrome c biogenesis CcdA family protein, translating into MGEEVNLLLAFGAGFLSFISPCVLPLYPVVLSYVTGMSVSELKSENAVMSRRSLFHMIAFLIGFSIIFLILGFSTTAFGEFFKEYREFIRQIGAILMVFFGLVMAGLFNFEFLMKERRISFKNRPTGYIGSAFIGLAFSMSWTPCTGPILGAVLGLVGTQPETGIFLMIAYTLGFSIPFLALSFFVGKLDWMKRNSEKIVKIGGYVMIILGIVLFFDWMRFITAYLAGLFDFQGF
- a CDS encoding response regulator, yielding MGKVLVVDDAQFMRLTLSNILTKGGHEVIGEASDGQEAIELYKQLQPELVTMDITMPNLDGMDAAEAIIENDPEAKVIMCSAVGQQKVVVQAIQLGAKDFIVKPFDESRVLDTINRVLHN
- a CDS encoding CcdC family protein, with the translated sequence MFWIITSTAVAFVMATTMIFVRMKAAKKPASIKKIILPPLFMSTGAFMFIFPVFHISWLQVLEAVLVGAVFSVFLIITSNFEVKDHDIYLVPSKAFIFILFGLLILRLFLKTLIGQTISFGETSGMFFLLAFGMILTWRIAMLIKYLKLKKTLESKTLLASQ
- the sirA gene encoding sporulation inhibitor of replication protein SirA, with product MQKFSLFLIKENVADAYYHKSDILFHFLQRYPSLKNDEVYRKQFLYITQEISTDHLIQFIQKQYPTQSVRTSAHQLYITYQSAHIKITVNPTECTVEGSSLHEVEQFVFEYLRSFYSTFFVVNIADQQFGWLSPQRKRLMI
- a CDS encoding DUF896 domain-containing protein → MLSQDKIDRINYLANKSKNEGLTEEEKKEQNDLRQAYLKNLRKSFKSQLTSMKVVDPEGNDVTPQKVKDEKERKKKH
- a CDS encoding Na(+)/H(+) antiporter subunit B, producing MRHNDLIFRTMTALIAFILLGFSIYLFLAGHQSPGGGFIGGLMTSAAIVLMYMAYGLKPIEKILPVNFKLLIPTGLLIATLTGIGSFIFGEPFLSQTYGHFHLPIFGDSELATAMLFDLGVYLTVVGVTLTIMLTIASDE